From the genome of Candidatus Methylomirabilota bacterium, one region includes:
- the coxB gene encoding cytochrome c oxidase subunit II, which translates to MLNWWLPENVSTYGQEIDWLFHLIYYITGGVFLLVTVALLSFLVIYRDRPGRRARYTHGNTPLEIVWTVVPALILVVLTFLSVPAWSRIKMTMPQTDFVVQVTGKQFNWQVTYPGPDGRFGTADDKTFLDEMHVPVGKPIRVNLRSQDVIHSFFVPQFRFKQDAVPGREIPQWFEVTKPGQYEVPCAELCGFGHSGMRAWVYAHTAEDYTRWAAENLRAGAAPAAPEAKKEPEKPVAKTGGRAKK; encoded by the coding sequence ATGCTGAACTGGTGGCTGCCGGAAAACGTCTCCACCTATGGCCAGGAGATCGACTGGCTCTTCCACCTGATCTACTACATCACGGGGGGGGTGTTCCTCCTCGTGACGGTCGCCCTCCTGTCCTTCCTGGTCATCTATCGGGATCGGCCGGGGCGTCGGGCGCGCTACACCCACGGCAACACCCCGCTGGAGATCGTCTGGACCGTGGTGCCGGCGCTGATCCTGGTGGTGCTCACCTTCCTCAGCGTGCCGGCCTGGTCCCGGATCAAGATGACGATGCCCCAGACCGACTTCGTGGTGCAGGTGACGGGCAAGCAGTTCAACTGGCAGGTCACCTATCCGGGGCCCGACGGCCGGTTCGGCACCGCCGACGACAAGACCTTCCTCGACGAGATGCACGTACCGGTCGGCAAGCCGATCCGGGTCAACCTCAGGTCGCAGGACGTCATCCACAGCTTCTTCGTGCCCCAGTTCCGGTTCAAGCAGGACGCGGTGCCCGGGCGCGAGATCCCCCAGTGGTTCGAGGTCACCAAGCCCGGCCAGTACGAGGTGCCCTGCGCCGAGCTGTGCGGCTTCGGGCACTCGGGCATGCGGGCCTGGGTGTACGCGCACACCGCCGAGGACTACACCAGGTGGGCGGCCGAGAACCTCCGGGCCGGGGCGGCGCCCGCCGCCCCGGAGGCCAAGAAGGAGCCGGAGAAACCGGTCGCCAAGACGGGAGGGAGAGCCAAGAAATGA
- a CDS encoding c-type cytochrome: MRAGVGRCAAVLAARGAACPCSTTSPAAFVAAARSHLRFCARSTSAGTGLARAGRTPRRRFPRASAGAGLGAAVALVACIAFGAAPALAQAGDAAAGKAVYERKCMGCHGEKGDGKGPAAELLDPKPRDLTSGIYKIRTTSTKMPSDQDVFRIITEGMPGTSMPPWGVLSERDRWNVIAYIKSFASEKFKEAPKKLELPKEVRSSAESIKRGREMFEAIECNKCHGADGRADGPSRDELKDEWGQPIKPANLTKRWTFRGGPSRAAIATRLAAGVLGTPMPAFLDSVEKPDDIWHLANYLASLGPEAPVYATLLPATAVGEAIPDDPKAELWKKMAGQDIPLMGQVIADPRNFNPSIDLVTVRAVYNDREIAFHLTWDDPTESKPDGKQTFADAIALQFPPKLEPGGERPYFLMGDASEAVYQLRWDSGKGVSEVTANGPTKVRALAGSEATGKAAYANGQYQVVIKRALGAKDASRTTFRPAVFTPIAFQAWDGGAGETGTKLSLTSWYYLRLEEPQSKARLVVPPVVALLALGAMLVIVWAANRRGLSVS, translated from the coding sequence CCGGCGGCGTTCGTCGCCGCCGCGCGATCCCATCTCCGCTTCTGTGCGCGGTCCACCTCGGCGGGAACGGGTCTCGCACGGGCAGGCCGCACCCCGCGCCGTCGCTTCCCCCGCGCGTCGGCAGGCGCGGGGCTCGGTGCGGCAGTCGCCCTCGTCGCGTGCATCGCCTTCGGCGCGGCGCCGGCGCTCGCCCAGGCGGGGGATGCGGCGGCCGGCAAGGCGGTCTACGAGAGGAAGTGCATGGGCTGCCACGGCGAGAAAGGGGACGGCAAGGGACCCGCCGCCGAGCTGCTCGATCCCAAGCCGCGCGACCTCACCTCGGGGATCTACAAGATCCGCACGACGTCCACCAAGATGCCGAGCGACCAGGACGTCTTTAGGATTATCACCGAGGGCATGCCGGGAACCTCGATGCCACCGTGGGGGGTTCTCTCGGAGAGGGACCGGTGGAACGTGATCGCCTACATCAAGTCCTTCGCGTCCGAGAAGTTCAAGGAGGCGCCCAAGAAGCTCGAGCTGCCCAAGGAGGTCCGCTCGTCGGCGGAGTCGATCAAGCGCGGCCGGGAGATGTTCGAGGCGATCGAGTGTAACAAGTGCCACGGCGCCGACGGGCGGGCGGACGGCCCCTCGCGCGACGAGCTCAAGGACGAGTGGGGGCAGCCCATCAAGCCGGCGAACCTCACCAAGCGGTGGACCTTCCGCGGTGGGCCGAGTCGGGCCGCCATCGCCACGCGGCTCGCCGCCGGGGTGCTGGGCACGCCCATGCCGGCCTTCCTCGACAGCGTGGAGAAGCCGGACGACATCTGGCACCTCGCCAACTACCTCGCGTCGCTGGGCCCGGAGGCGCCGGTCTACGCCACGCTCCTGCCGGCCACGGCCGTCGGCGAGGCGATCCCCGACGACCCGAAGGCCGAGCTGTGGAAGAAGATGGCGGGCCAAGACATCCCGCTCATGGGCCAGGTGATCGCCGATCCGCGCAACTTCAATCCCTCGATCGACCTGGTCACCGTGCGGGCCGTGTACAACGACCGGGAGATCGCCTTCCACCTGACGTGGGACGATCCCACCGAGTCCAAGCCCGACGGAAAGCAGACCTTCGCCGACGCGATCGCGCTCCAGTTCCCGCCCAAGCTCGAGCCAGGCGGCGAGCGACCCTACTTCCTCATGGGGGACGCCTCGGAGGCGGTCTATCAGCTGCGCTGGGACAGCGGCAAGGGCGTGAGCGAGGTGACGGCCAACGGGCCCACCAAGGTGAGGGCGCTGGCCGGCTCGGAGGCGACGGGGAAGGCCGCCTACGCGAACGGGCAGTACCAGGTCGTGATCAAGCGGGCGCTGGGGGCCAAGGACGCCAGCCGCACGACGTTCCGGCCGGCCGTGTTCACGCCCATCGCCTTCCAGGCCTGGGACGGTGGCGCCGGCGAGACGGGCACCAAGCTGTCTTTAACCTCGTGGTACTATCTGCGCCTGGAGGAGCCGCAGTCGAAGGCGCGCTTGGTGGTACCTCCCGTGGTGGCCCTTCTTGCGCTGGGGGCAATGCTCGTGATCGTGTGGGCGGCGAACCGGCGCGGTCTCAGCGTTTCGTGA
- a CDS encoding cbb3-type cytochrome c oxidase subunit I has product MSATSATAHAHTAHAAHHEVGFVRTYIFSTDHKMIARQFLFLGLFMMIIGGLLALMVRWQLAWPETPVPGLGWVLTETGGILEPSQYNMAFTMHATIMIFFVIMPILAGAFGNFCIPLMIGARDMAFPFLNMLSFWVAALSGVLMLAGFFVPGGHAAAGWTSYAPLSSVPEYTGTNWGQNLWCISLFVLGVSSMMGAINYITTIINMRAPGMRLFRMPLVVWSLFITAILLLLALPVLTSGVAMLLFDRTLGTNWFKPSGGGEPLLWQHLFWYFGHPEVYILILPAMGIASEILPVFARKPIFGYHAMAFSMIAIAFLSWVVYGHHMFVSGMNPALGMSFMVTTMIIAVPSAIKTFNWLGTLWGGRIQFTVPMLNALAFVWMFVIGGLSGIFMASTPVDIYIQDTYFIVAHIHYVVFGGSIFGAFAAIYYWFPKMFGRLMNTALGHLHFWPTFVFFNLTFFPMHIIGVGGQMRRIYNPLQYEFLQHQQHWNVLITISAIGLGIAQIPFVINFFWSLFAGPKAPLNPWNSNTLEWTAPSPPPHLNWGPTVPTVYRGPYEYTSPESREDFLPQSQPPLVRAGTSRH; this is encoded by the coding sequence ATGAGCGCCACCAGCGCCACGGCTCACGCGCACACCGCTCACGCGGCGCACCACGAGGTGGGCTTCGTGCGGACCTACATCTTCTCGACCGACCACAAGATGATCGCGCGCCAGTTCCTGTTCCTGGGGCTCTTCATGATGATCATCGGGGGCCTCCTGGCGCTGATGGTCCGCTGGCAGCTGGCCTGGCCGGAGACCCCGGTGCCCGGTCTCGGCTGGGTCCTCACCGAGACCGGCGGCATCCTGGAGCCCAGCCAGTACAACATGGCCTTCACCATGCACGCCACCATCATGATCTTCTTCGTCATCATGCCGATCCTGGCGGGCGCCTTCGGCAACTTCTGCATCCCGCTGATGATCGGCGCCCGAGACATGGCTTTTCCCTTCCTCAACATGCTGTCCTTCTGGGTGGCTGCGCTATCGGGTGTCCTGATGCTCGCCGGCTTCTTCGTCCCCGGCGGCCACGCGGCGGCGGGGTGGACGTCCTACGCGCCGCTCAGCTCGGTGCCGGAGTACACGGGGACCAACTGGGGGCAGAACCTCTGGTGCATCAGCCTGTTCGTCCTCGGTGTCTCGTCGATGATGGGGGCGATCAACTACATCACCACGATCATCAACATGCGGGCGCCCGGGATGAGGCTCTTCCGCATGCCGCTGGTCGTCTGGTCGCTCTTCATCACCGCCATCCTGCTGCTCCTGGCCCTGCCCGTGCTCACCTCGGGCGTGGCCATGCTCCTCTTCGACCGGACGCTGGGCACGAACTGGTTCAAGCCGTCGGGCGGCGGCGAGCCGCTGCTCTGGCAGCACCTGTTCTGGTACTTCGGTCACCCCGAGGTCTACATCCTCATCCTGCCCGCCATGGGCATCGCCTCGGAGATCCTGCCGGTCTTCGCCCGCAAGCCGATCTTCGGCTACCACGCCATGGCGTTCTCGATGATCGCCATCGCGTTCCTCTCCTGGGTGGTCTACGGCCACCACATGTTCGTGAGCGGCATGAACCCGGCGCTGGGCATGTCGTTCATGGTGACCACGATGATCATCGCCGTGCCGTCGGCCATCAAGACCTTCAACTGGCTCGGCACGCTGTGGGGTGGCCGCATCCAGTTCACGGTGCCGATGCTGAACGCGCTGGCCTTCGTGTGGATGTTCGTCATCGGCGGGCTCTCGGGCATCTTCATGGCCTCCACGCCGGTGGACATCTACATCCAGGACACCTACTTCATCGTGGCCCACATCCACTACGTGGTCTTCGGCGGCTCGATCTTCGGGGCCTTCGCCGCCATCTACTACTGGTTCCCGAAGATGTTCGGCCGCCTGATGAACACGGCGCTGGGGCACCTGCACTTCTGGCCGACCTTCGTCTTCTTCAACCTCACCTTCTTCCCCATGCACATCATCGGTGTGGGGGGCCAGATGCGGCGCATCTACAACCCGCTCCAGTACGAGTTCCTCCAGCACCAGCAGCACTGGAACGTGCTCATCACCATCAGCGCCATCGGTCTCGGGATCGCGCAGATCCCCTTCGTGATCAACTTCTTCTGGTCGCTCTTCGCCGGCCCCAAGGCGCCCCTGAATCCCTGGAACTCCAACACGCTGGAGTGGACGGCGCCCTCGCCCCCGCCGCACCTGAACTGGGGGCCGACGGTGCCGACCGTGTACCGCGGGCCCTACGAGTACACTTCGCCGGAGTCGAGAGAGGACTTCCTGCCGCAGTCGCAGCCGCCGCTGGTGCGGGCCGGGACCTCGCGACACTGA